The following are encoded in a window of Aromatoleum petrolei genomic DNA:
- a CDS encoding oxidoreductase, whose product MTANDCRQSDHGIDAGLYSGLQELAASAFPKRCPACGRSYRDAADYVAQTLHVGNGSSGLKQAIDDDGQVIVELFRNCVCGSTLMDSFRNRRDCSEAGQRRRARFAEVLATLVAQGIERNQARTELLKVLRGEPSPILKAHPPTP is encoded by the coding sequence ATGACAGCGAACGATTGCAGGCAGTCCGATCATGGAATCGACGCCGGGCTCTATTCCGGCCTGCAGGAGCTCGCCGCGAGCGCCTTCCCAAAACGCTGTCCGGCCTGCGGACGGAGTTATCGCGACGCCGCCGACTATGTCGCGCAGACCCTTCACGTTGGCAACGGCAGCAGCGGGCTCAAGCAGGCCATCGACGACGACGGGCAGGTCATCGTCGAATTGTTCCGCAATTGCGTATGCGGCTCCACGCTGATGGACAGCTTTCGCAACCGGCGCGACTGCAGCGAGGCAGGCCAGCGACGGCGCGCACGCTTCGCCGAAGTTCTCGCGACCCTCGTCGCACAAGGCATCGAGCGCAATCAGGCACGCACGGAGCTGTTGAAAGTGTTGCGCGGCGAACCGAGTCCCATCCTCAAGGCCCACCCACCCACGCCTTGA
- a CDS encoding response regulator transcription factor codes for MNTDDTPAVPHVAIVDDDAFFRRALERVFSSAGFRVESFGDAEGFLSGYIPKPDACIILDLRMPFIGGLEIQQRLKDRHIDVPVIIYTGNADVPVTVAAMQAGAFAVLEKPLSSELLIMQTRSAIASSKERRAKREQAMHARARLGLLTEREREAAKHLADGLSAPRIGEVLGISPRTVEAHRVNVFRKLEVKSAAELARLIVLAELGET; via the coding sequence ATGAACACAGACGACACCCCCGCGGTTCCGCACGTCGCCATCGTCGACGACGATGCGTTCTTCCGACGCGCGCTCGAGCGCGTCTTTTCTTCGGCCGGGTTCCGCGTCGAGAGTTTCGGCGATGCGGAAGGTTTCCTCTCCGGCTACATCCCGAAGCCGGACGCCTGCATCATCCTCGACCTGCGCATGCCCTTCATCGGCGGCCTCGAGATCCAGCAACGGCTCAAGGATCGGCACATCGACGTTCCGGTGATCATCTACACGGGAAACGCCGACGTCCCGGTGACGGTCGCCGCGATGCAGGCAGGCGCGTTCGCGGTGCTCGAGAAACCCTTGAGCAGCGAATTGCTCATCATGCAGACCCGCTCGGCCATCGCCAGCTCGAAAGAGCGGCGTGCCAAACGGGAGCAGGCCATGCACGCCAGAGCACGGCTCGGACTCCTCACCGAAAGGGAGCGCGAAGCCGCGAAGCATCTCGCCGACGGCCTCTCCGCCCCGCGGATCGGCGAAGTGCTCGGGATCAGTCCCCGCACGGTCGAAGCCCACCGCGTAAATGTGTTTCGCAAACTGGAGGTCAAGTCGGCCGCCGAGCTGGCGCGGTTGATCGTTCTCGCCGAATTGGGCGAAACCTGA
- a CDS encoding diguanylate cyclase — translation MAIATTGALTLGAFDRLVVRQAEIERLHAVHGDIVRVRASIFRAEAAYRAFAIAGDEQYLEPYNAAVQDLDTRMQRLASNASLDAAELAEFKQLGIDLDVKQAEFARGIRDGLRGHLQDSTRRVRDGSARASLMSVIERLDRIDLAQETRLNNGQGRYQRMVDGAYILVIGAMLVSLVLLGVLVFRIYRASAWAYEARVELAARNVELGRLLAANDAASRHMHELSALMGYLHACNTTQEALQVLKDRLPALFPGVGGALYEWVSTDGLMQLTVAWGERGHLPVIRADECWGLRRGQPFTQPAGGGVLACKHFHHEVGDPRVEGIECLPMMAHGEIIGLLVLEEGVPSAECDEAERARAHDIRERAVEHVALSLGNLRLRESLREQSIRDPLTGLHNRRFLEEFVEREIIVAARKRADGDHPGFAVLMIDVDHFKKFNDEYGHDIGDLVLCEVARTIQAGTRATDIVARYGGEEFSVVLTDIAPELARERAESLRAAVAGLEPKGPRGFVGRVTVSIGLAHYPHDGACSADLHAAADNALYEAKRGGRNRVHLFRDAA, via the coding sequence GTGGCGATTGCGACCACGGGCGCCTTGACCCTGGGTGCCTTCGATCGCCTGGTCGTGCGACAGGCCGAGATCGAGCGACTTCACGCCGTGCATGGCGATATCGTTCGAGTGCGCGCGAGCATCTTCCGTGCGGAGGCCGCCTATCGCGCTTTTGCAATTGCTGGCGATGAGCAGTATCTCGAGCCCTACAACGCGGCAGTGCAGGACCTCGACACGCGCATGCAGCGGCTGGCGTCGAACGCGTCCCTCGATGCGGCGGAACTTGCCGAATTCAAGCAACTGGGCATCGATCTCGATGTGAAGCAGGCCGAGTTTGCCCGGGGTATTCGCGACGGACTGCGGGGGCATCTCCAAGATTCCACGCGACGTGTCCGCGACGGCAGCGCGCGAGCATCCCTGATGTCCGTGATCGAGCGTCTGGACCGGATCGATCTTGCACAAGAGACGCGCCTCAATAATGGTCAGGGCCGCTATCAACGCATGGTCGACGGCGCCTATATCCTCGTGATCGGCGCGATGCTCGTCAGTCTCGTGCTCCTCGGCGTGCTCGTCTTCCGGATCTATCGTGCATCGGCATGGGCGTACGAGGCGCGCGTGGAACTCGCTGCGCGAAATGTCGAGCTCGGCCGCTTGCTGGCTGCGAATGACGCTGCAAGCAGACATATGCATGAGCTCTCCGCACTGATGGGCTACCTGCACGCGTGCAATACAACCCAGGAGGCGCTTCAGGTCCTGAAGGATCGCCTTCCTGCACTCTTTCCCGGCGTGGGGGGCGCCCTTTACGAGTGGGTGTCCACCGATGGCCTGATGCAGCTTACGGTCGCCTGGGGTGAGCGCGGACACCTGCCCGTCATTCGTGCCGACGAATGCTGGGGGCTGCGCAGGGGGCAGCCCTTCACGCAACCGGCGGGAGGCGGTGTGCTCGCCTGCAAACACTTTCATCATGAGGTCGGCGATCCGCGGGTCGAGGGCATCGAGTGCCTGCCGATGATGGCCCACGGTGAAATCATCGGCTTGCTCGTCTTGGAGGAAGGTGTCCCCAGTGCAGAGTGCGACGAAGCCGAGCGTGCACGTGCGCACGACATCCGCGAGCGCGCAGTCGAGCACGTGGCCTTGTCGCTCGGCAACCTCAGGCTGCGCGAATCGCTGCGCGAACAGTCGATACGCGACCCCCTGACCGGGCTCCACAACCGCCGCTTCCTGGAAGAGTTTGTCGAGCGGGAGATCATCGTCGCGGCACGCAAACGTGCCGACGGTGATCACCCCGGCTTTGCAGTGCTGATGATCGATGTCGACCACTTCAAGAAATTCAACGACGAGTACGGCCATGACATTGGTGATCTCGTCCTGTGCGAGGTCGCCAGGACGATCCAGGCCGGTACGCGCGCCACCGACATCGTCGCGCGCTACGGCGGCGAGGAGTTTTCCGTCGTACTGACCGACATTGCGCCCGAACTGGCGCGCGAGAGGGCCGAGAGTCTCCGCGCCGCGGTCGCAGGCTTGGAGCCGAAGGGGCCACGCGGCTTCGTCGGGCGCGTAACGGTGTCGATCGGGCTTGCCCACTACCCGCACGACGGAGCGTGTTCGGCCGATCTTCATGCGGCTGCTGATAACGCTCTGTACGAGGCAAAGCGCGGTGGCCGCAATCGGGTCCATCTGTTCCGGGATGCGGCCTAG
- a CDS encoding EAL domain-containing protein, which translates to MSGSAPIPAAWDALPCLVLSLDRDGRICAVNRHARQRLGHAALPGMTLKELLAPDDPAGARLWAQLEDLGPDSDTLHGECMLLCADGSSLALTWSLGWQGTPDAPAPLQLVGIECDLAARQDDSQLFRALAMQSRRGILVTDPDNVILFANPAMARMCGYPLSELIGRTPAMLKSGQTPREVYQDLQRALDDDKVWQGEFVNRRKSGERYLEARTIWAIRDNQGEVRYYVSISEDLAERERYEQHISHLSNTDQLTGLQNRPSFMRGLSAELEMAHRDGHQLLLLHLDLDDFAEINRRLGAELADRLLAEFGQRVREVLRQSDRIARLSGDNFAILLRPRADDGASEGRDIADRLLAAIRRPFAIAASGKSILRASIGIACYPNDAASADELLDCALTATQSAKHGGGDRSCRFESTMAQHSDEMRRLRAALPGVALRGELVLHYQPQLSLHSGHIVGVEALVRWQHPELGLLNPAAFVPLAEESGCIAEIDDWVLEASCCQMREWRDAGLPPVRMAVNFSARQFRREGLQETVAQALAKHGADARMLEIEITESTVMQDMGAAMRAIAQLKSLGVRLSLDDFGTGYSSLAHLSRFPIDVLKIDQSFVRDIVTNPANAAIVQATIAMAQKLGKLVIAEGVETEEQLHYLRRSECDELQGYVFSHPVPADTLALMLREGRALSFTTTTEQSVRDIVLLVDDEASILSALRRTLRREGYEILAANSAEEGFSLLAKHNVKVIVSDQRMPGMSGTEFLARVKTLYPRTVRMVLSGYSEISAVTDAINRGAIYRFLAKPWDDEQLKEEIRAALREWRSLFERQRD; encoded by the coding sequence ATGAGCGGCAGCGCGCCCATACCGGCGGCCTGGGACGCGCTCCCGTGCCTAGTCCTGAGCCTCGATCGCGACGGACGGATATGCGCGGTCAACCGCCACGCCCGGCAACGCCTCGGCCACGCCGCGCTGCCGGGCATGACCCTGAAGGAGCTTCTGGCTCCGGACGACCCGGCCGGGGCGCGACTTTGGGCGCAATTGGAGGACCTCGGCCCCGACAGCGACACCCTGCACGGCGAATGCATGCTCCTGTGTGCCGACGGCAGCAGCCTGGCGCTGACATGGAGCCTGGGATGGCAGGGGACGCCCGACGCGCCGGCCCCGCTTCAGTTGGTCGGCATCGAATGCGACCTTGCGGCCCGACAGGACGATAGCCAACTGTTCCGTGCGCTCGCCATGCAGTCGCGGCGCGGCATCCTCGTCACCGACCCCGACAACGTCATCCTGTTCGCCAATCCCGCGATGGCGCGGATGTGCGGCTACCCGCTGTCGGAGCTGATCGGCCGCACGCCGGCCATGCTGAAGTCCGGCCAGACCCCGCGCGAGGTCTATCAGGATCTCCAGCGCGCGCTCGACGACGACAAGGTGTGGCAGGGCGAGTTCGTCAATCGGCGCAAGAGCGGCGAACGCTACCTCGAAGCGCGCACGATCTGGGCCATTCGCGACAATCAGGGCGAGGTCCGCTACTACGTATCGATCAGCGAAGACCTGGCGGAGCGAGAGCGGTACGAGCAGCACATTTCGCACCTCTCGAACACCGACCAGCTCACTGGCCTCCAGAACCGTCCGTCCTTCATGCGCGGGCTGTCGGCGGAACTGGAGATGGCGCACCGCGACGGTCACCAGCTGCTGTTGCTGCATCTGGACCTGGATGATTTCGCGGAGATCAACCGGCGACTCGGCGCGGAACTGGCCGACCGGCTGCTCGCCGAGTTCGGCCAGCGCGTACGCGAAGTGTTGCGCCAGTCGGACCGCATTGCCCGTCTCTCGGGGGACAACTTCGCAATATTGCTTCGTCCGCGCGCCGATGACGGGGCGTCCGAGGGACGCGACATTGCGGATCGACTGCTGGCGGCCATTCGGCGCCCCTTCGCGATCGCGGCCAGTGGAAAGAGCATCTTGCGCGCCTCCATCGGGATCGCCTGCTATCCGAACGACGCCGCATCGGCGGACGAACTCCTCGATTGCGCACTCACCGCAACGCAGTCGGCCAAACATGGCGGCGGCGACCGTTCGTGCCGTTTTGAATCGACCATGGCGCAGCACAGCGACGAAATGCGGCGGCTGCGCGCGGCGCTCCCCGGCGTCGCCCTGCGCGGGGAGCTGGTGCTGCACTACCAACCCCAGTTGAGTCTCCACTCAGGCCACATCGTCGGCGTCGAGGCCTTGGTACGCTGGCAGCATCCCGAACTGGGGCTGCTGAACCCCGCCGCATTCGTCCCGCTTGCCGAGGAATCCGGCTGCATCGCCGAGATCGACGATTGGGTGCTCGAAGCTTCCTGTTGCCAGATGCGCGAATGGCGCGACGCCGGCCTGCCGCCGGTTCGCATGGCCGTGAATTTCTCCGCGCGCCAGTTTCGCCGTGAAGGGCTGCAGGAAACGGTCGCCCAGGCACTCGCGAAGCACGGCGCAGACGCGCGAATGCTCGAGATCGAGATCACCGAGAGCACGGTGATGCAGGACATGGGTGCTGCGATGCGCGCCATTGCCCAGCTCAAGTCCCTCGGGGTGCGCCTGTCGCTCGACGACTTCGGCACCGGGTACTCCTCGCTCGCCCATCTGTCGCGCTTCCCGATCGATGTCCTGAAGATCGATCAGAGCTTCGTGCGCGACATCGTGACCAACCCGGCCAATGCGGCAATCGTGCAAGCCACCATCGCGATGGCACAAAAGCTCGGCAAGCTCGTGATCGCCGAAGGGGTCGAAACCGAAGAGCAACTGCATTACCTGCGCCGCAGCGAATGCGACGAGCTGCAAGGCTACGTCTTCTCCCACCCGGTCCCGGCCGACACCCTCGCGCTCATGCTGCGCGAGGGCCGCGCACTCAGCTTCACGACGACAACGGAGCAGTCCGTCCGCGACATCGTCCTGCTCGTCGACGACGAGGCCAGCATCCTGTCCGCCCTGCGCCGCACCCTGCGCCGGGAGGGTTACGAGATCCTTGCCGCGAACAGCGCAGAGGAAGGCTTCTCCCTACTGGCAAAGCACAATGTGAAGGTCATCGTTTCCGATCAGCGCATGCCCGGCATGAGCGGGACGGAATTCCTCGCGCGGGTGAAGACCCTGTACCCGCGCACGGTACGCATGGTCCTGTCGGGCTATTCGGAGATTTCCGCGGTCACCGATGCGATCAATCGCGGCGCGATCTACCGCTTCCTCGCCAAGCCCTGGGATGACGAACAACTGAAGGAGGAGATCCGCGCGGCCCTGCGCGAATGGCGCTCGCTGTTCGAGCGCCAGCGCGACTAG
- a CDS encoding ATP-binding protein: MFKRLSIRRRLALHVVLTGFVMLALSIVFVLSQRASDEVERRIFEHELAPAKQLHRVELRLLSIHGHLQDVLLGIATPAGIPELIAREGELIRENWQAFLQAHWVWPTDLAEGGRIADMEKALPELWLFLERASAASRNQDAKELDRLLRFDWYSLRQTVFEPLRELAEAQDHHVEHARQSLADSRRRAELLVGSLLGLGVLLLSGFAVGLMRYMTRRIANIETALEQVAAGGEVKPVPYGRGEDEMSRIADAINRTVTRLREKQDAISRLMQRQRTVLDAVAEGIYGIDDSGRVNFVNPAALAMLGYDEHEALGQHSHTLMHHHRADGRPYPLSECPVYASRGSGKVVTHVGDVFFRKDGTHFPVELTSAPLRSGDGQGGCVVVFHDISERLEKDRLLRESIAQLEQTNARLRETQSQLLQAEKLAGLGQLAAGMAHEINNPLGFIQSDLNALESYLKDLFDLIVDFEMLVRQRGDSGLHEGFMQLQARSEIDFIRDDASTLLSETREGVRRIARIVTDLKDFARLDAALETADADLQKALDNTVRVMHATLAEKAEIVRDYESIPLVRCNLGQINQVFVNLLLNAAHAIRERGTITLRTRHVGNEVCVEIADDGRGMDATERSRMFDPFFTTKPVGEGTGLGLSVSYSIVRSHEGRFEVDSTPGVGTVVRLWLPAGGRGGV; the protein is encoded by the coding sequence ATGTTCAAGCGGTTGAGCATCCGACGGCGTCTTGCGCTGCACGTCGTTCTGACCGGATTTGTGATGCTGGCCTTGTCGATCGTGTTCGTGCTCTCGCAGCGCGCGTCGGACGAGGTCGAGCGTCGCATTTTCGAGCATGAGCTCGCCCCGGCGAAACAGCTTCACCGTGTCGAATTGCGGCTGCTGTCCATCCATGGGCACCTGCAGGACGTCCTGCTGGGGATCGCGACGCCGGCCGGCATACCCGAGCTGATCGCGCGGGAAGGGGAGCTCATCAGGGAGAACTGGCAGGCCTTCCTGCAGGCTCACTGGGTCTGGCCGACGGATCTCGCCGAGGGGGGGCGTATTGCCGACATGGAGAAGGCACTGCCCGAACTGTGGCTCTTCCTGGAGCGTGCGAGCGCGGCAAGCCGCAACCAGGATGCAAAGGAGCTCGACCGCCTGCTGCGCTTTGATTGGTACTCGCTGCGCCAGACGGTCTTCGAGCCCTTGCGCGAACTGGCTGAGGCGCAGGACCACCACGTCGAGCATGCCCGCCAGAGTCTTGCGGATTCGCGCAGGCGTGCCGAGCTCCTCGTCGGCTCGCTGCTCGGACTCGGCGTGCTGTTGTTGAGCGGCTTCGCGGTCGGCTTGATGCGCTACATGACACGCCGTATCGCGAATATCGAGACGGCGCTGGAGCAGGTCGCCGCCGGCGGGGAGGTCAAGCCGGTGCCATACGGCCGGGGCGAGGACGAGATGTCGCGCATCGCCGATGCGATCAACCGCACGGTGACCCGCCTGCGTGAAAAGCAGGATGCCATCTCGCGCCTGATGCAGCGCCAGCGCACCGTCCTCGACGCGGTGGCGGAAGGGATCTACGGCATCGACGACAGCGGTCGCGTCAATTTCGTCAATCCGGCAGCCCTGGCGATGCTGGGCTACGACGAGCACGAGGCGCTGGGCCAGCACTCGCACACGCTGATGCATCATCATCGCGCCGACGGGCGCCCCTATCCGCTTTCAGAGTGCCCGGTGTATGCGTCGCGCGGTTCGGGAAAGGTCGTGACGCATGTCGGCGATGTGTTCTTCCGCAAGGACGGCACGCACTTTCCGGTCGAGCTGACCAGCGCCCCCTTGCGCTCGGGCGACGGTCAGGGGGGCTGCGTGGTGGTCTTCCACGACATCAGCGAACGGCTGGAGAAGGATCGCCTGTTGCGTGAGAGCATCGCCCAACTGGAACAGACCAACGCGCGCCTGCGCGAAACCCAGAGCCAGCTTCTGCAGGCCGAGAAACTGGCCGGCCTCGGGCAGCTGGCCGCGGGTATGGCACACGAGATCAACAATCCGCTCGGCTTCATCCAGTCCGACCTCAATGCGCTGGAGAGCTACTTGAAGGATCTCTTCGATCTGATCGTGGATTTCGAAATGCTCGTTCGACAACGCGGCGACAGCGGTTTGCATGAGGGATTCATGCAGCTCCAGGCTCGCTCGGAGATCGATTTCATCCGCGACGATGCCTCCACGCTGCTGTCGGAAACGCGCGAAGGCGTTCGGCGCATTGCGCGCATCGTCACCGATCTGAAGGATTTTGCGCGCCTCGACGCGGCCTTGGAGACAGCCGATGCGGACCTGCAGAAAGCGCTCGACAACACGGTTCGCGTGATGCACGCGACGCTCGCCGAGAAGGCCGAGATTGTGCGCGACTACGAGTCGATCCCCCTCGTGCGCTGCAACCTGGGCCAGATCAACCAGGTTTTCGTCAATCTGCTGCTCAATGCCGCGCATGCGATCCGCGAGCGAGGCACGATCACCTTGCGTACCCGGCATGTCGGCAACGAGGTCTGTGTCGAGATTGCCGACGACGGGCGCGGGATGGACGCGACCGAGCGTTCGCGCATGTTCGACCCGTTCTTCACCACCAAGCCGGTCGGCGAGGGCACCGGGCTCGGTCTGTCGGTGAGCTACAGCATCGTGCGCAGCCACGAGGGCCGTTTCGAGGTCGACAGCACTCCCGGCGTCGGCACGGTTGTCCGCCTGTGGCTGCCTGCAGGCGGGCGCGGCGGCGTCTAG
- a CDS encoding ATP-binding protein — MSSLAELMLDHSSQMMLAVDPATLRILLINRPVTLTLGYSREQLAEMSITDIESSLQDVFYWEDVHNGQYQEIDEQEGLYRCADETMLSVMKSVRVITHEGAPLILVSARDTRYELQMEDALEQTLSQLRATLESTGNGILVVDWQGSITNMNRLASNMWGIPDELLRERDDAAILEFIASRVTDSDLCRARLRATVDSADTEDLYRLADGRVFECRSHPQYMGERIVGRVFAYSDITERTLAEEALRESRDRLEDRVRERTAELERANATLQAEKRHQETLIRKLETAQNQLLQSEKMASIGQLAAGVAHEINNPVGFVNSNLGTLQRYSEDLLRLLAAYEGAEGSLNAAQQADIARVKEDIDAAYLRDDIGDLLRESLDGLQRVRRIVQDLKDFSHVGKGERELANLEAGLESTLNVVWHELKYKADVVKEYGKLPELECIPSQLNQVFMNLLVNAAHAIETHGRITLRTGFDDDFVWVEVEDTGKGIRPEHLSRIFDPFFTTKEVGKGTGLGLSLSYGIVKRHQGHIEVTSELGKGAVFRVVLPRHPAAETEIETESPA; from the coding sequence ATGAGTAGCCTCGCCGAACTGATGCTGGACCACAGCTCGCAGATGATGCTGGCGGTCGACCCGGCGACCCTGCGCATCCTGCTGATCAATCGGCCCGTGACCCTGACGCTCGGCTACTCGCGCGAGCAGTTGGCGGAGATGAGCATCACCGACATCGAGAGCTCGTTGCAGGATGTCTTCTACTGGGAGGACGTGCACAACGGCCAGTACCAGGAGATCGACGAGCAGGAGGGGCTCTACCGCTGCGCCGACGAGACGATGCTGTCGGTGATGAAATCGGTGCGCGTGATCACGCACGAAGGCGCGCCGCTCATCCTCGTATCCGCGCGGGACACCCGGTACGAGCTGCAGATGGAGGATGCGCTCGAGCAGACGCTCTCGCAGCTGCGTGCAACGCTCGAGTCGACGGGCAACGGCATCCTCGTCGTCGACTGGCAAGGCAGTATTACCAACATGAACCGGCTCGCCAGCAACATGTGGGGAATCCCGGACGAACTGCTGCGCGAGCGCGACGACGCGGCGATCCTCGAGTTCATCGCCAGCCGTGTGACGGACAGCGACCTGTGTCGCGCGCGGCTGCGAGCCACCGTCGATAGTGCGGACACCGAAGATCTGTATCGCCTCGCCGATGGCCGCGTGTTCGAGTGCCGTTCGCACCCCCAGTACATGGGCGAGCGGATCGTCGGACGGGTTTTCGCGTACAGCGACATCACCGAGCGAACGCTCGCCGAGGAAGCGCTGCGCGAGTCGCGCGACCGCCTCGAAGACCGGGTGCGCGAGCGCACGGCCGAGCTCGAACGCGCCAATGCAACGCTGCAGGCGGAAAAGCGGCACCAGGAGACATTGATCCGCAAGCTGGAGACGGCCCAGAACCAGCTGCTGCAGTCGGAAAAAATGGCATCCATCGGCCAGCTCGCCGCGGGCGTCGCCCACGAGATCAACAACCCCGTCGGTTTCGTCAATTCCAACCTGGGAACGCTGCAGCGCTATTCGGAAGACCTGTTGCGTCTGCTCGCCGCGTACGAAGGCGCCGAAGGCTCACTCAACGCCGCACAGCAGGCCGACATCGCGCGCGTGAAGGAGGACATCGATGCCGCCTACCTTCGCGACGACATTGGCGACCTGCTGAGGGAGTCGCTCGATGGCTTGCAGCGCGTCAGGCGCATCGTGCAGGACCTCAAGGATTTCTCTCACGTCGGCAAGGGTGAGCGCGAGCTGGCGAATCTCGAAGCAGGCCTGGAGAGCACGCTCAATGTCGTGTGGCACGAGCTCAAGTACAAGGCCGATGTCGTCAAGGAGTACGGCAAGCTTCCCGAACTCGAATGCATTCCGTCGCAGCTCAACCAGGTGTTCATGAACCTGCTGGTGAATGCGGCGCATGCCATAGAAACGCACGGGCGCATCACCCTGCGTACTGGCTTCGACGACGACTTCGTGTGGGTCGAAGTGGAAGACACGGGCAAGGGAATCCGGCCCGAGCATCTGAGCCGCATCTTCGATCCCTTCTTCACCACCAAGGAAGTCGGCAAGGGCACCGGCCTCGGCCTGTCGCTGTCTTACGGCATCGTCAAGCGCCACCAAGGGCACATCGAGGTCACGAGCGAACTCGGCAAGGGGGCGGTGTTCCGGGTCGTTCTGCCCAGGCATCCCGCGGCCGAGACTGAGATCGAGACCGAAAGCCCGGCCTGA
- a CDS encoding HD-GYP domain-containing protein encodes MSDTNTVTMDELRVGLYVMLDLSWFQHPFPFGQFKIKSEDQIREIRSLGLKTVRYNPALSDMTARQAPPAAEAAAAPDSSSIPSPLAGDAAEAGAPVASLDAPVGPGAAILPALAAKHALVERIRAQREAAVRVEAAFVHAAKAIREIEKSLYSNPAQSVQQAGLLVDQIADSILSSPDLAIHVMGDRTGGEELYFHSLNVAMLSLMIAREVRAPQEVFSALGMGALLHDIGRKEIPDRILHKVEPLTQAERNLYQMHCQFGVDIGRRLQLSKPALEVIRDHHELYDGTGYPAGLKGDAIGLLPRIVAVANYYDELCNPVDIASALTPHEALSRMYAKLRPKFDQRMLQAFIRCLGVFPPGTIVQLSNGLIAMVATVNTAKPMKPVIVIYDASIPRDDAILVDLAREQDLNIVKALRPAQVPIEIYNYLSPRKRVSYYFDPGKAGQDTVPQ; translated from the coding sequence ATGTCGGATACGAACACCGTTACGATGGATGAACTACGGGTCGGGCTATACGTCATGCTCGATCTGAGCTGGTTCCAGCATCCCTTTCCCTTCGGCCAGTTCAAGATCAAGTCCGAGGACCAGATCCGCGAGATCCGGAGCCTCGGGCTCAAGACGGTGCGCTACAACCCGGCCCTGAGCGACATGACGGCGCGCCAGGCGCCGCCCGCCGCCGAAGCCGCCGCAGCACCCGACTCTTCGTCCATCCCTTCTCCCCTGGCGGGGGACGCGGCTGAAGCGGGCGCGCCGGTCGCGAGCCTGGACGCCCCGGTCGGCCCAGGCGCGGCGATCTTGCCCGCGCTGGCCGCGAAGCACGCACTGGTCGAACGAATCCGGGCGCAGCGCGAGGCCGCCGTGAGGGTGGAGGCGGCCTTTGTGCATGCGGCCAAAGCGATCCGGGAAATCGAGAAGAGCCTGTATTCGAATCCCGCGCAGTCGGTGCAGCAGGCGGGGCTGCTGGTGGATCAGATCGCAGACTCGATCCTGTCGTCCCCCGACCTGGCAATCCACGTCATGGGCGATCGCACCGGTGGCGAGGAGCTGTACTTCCACTCGCTGAACGTCGCGATGCTGTCGCTCATGATCGCCCGCGAGGTCCGGGCACCGCAGGAAGTCTTTTCGGCGCTCGGAATGGGTGCGCTGCTCCACGACATCGGGCGCAAGGAGATTCCGGATAGGATTTTGCACAAGGTCGAGCCGCTCACGCAGGCAGAGCGCAATCTTTATCAGATGCATTGCCAGTTCGGGGTGGACATCGGCCGCCGTCTGCAGCTGTCCAAGCCTGCCCTGGAGGTCATCCGCGACCATCACGAGCTCTATGACGGAACGGGCTACCCGGCCGGTCTCAAAGGCGATGCCATCGGGCTGCTGCCGCGCATCGTCGCCGTCGCCAACTACTACGACGAACTGTGCAACCCGGTGGATATCGCGAGCGCCCTGACGCCGCACGAGGCCCTTTCACGGATGTACGCGAAACTGCGTCCGAAATTCGATCAGCGCATGTTGCAGGCGTTTATCCGCTGCCTTGGTGTCTTTCCGCCAGGGACCATCGTGCAACTCTCGAACGGCCTGATTGCGATGGTGGCCACGGTCAATACCGCCAAGCCGATGAAGCCGGTGATCGTCATCTACGACGCAAGCATTCCCAGGGACGACGCGATACTCGTCGACCTGGCGAGGGAGCAGGACCTGAATATCGTCAAGGCGCTGCGGCCGGCGCAAGTGCCGATCGAGATCTACAACTACCTGAGTCCGCGCAAGCGCGTCAGCTATTATTTCGACCCCGGAAAAGCCGGACAGGACACGGTGCCCCAATGA